A genomic segment from Nicotiana sylvestris chromosome 1, ASM39365v2, whole genome shotgun sequence encodes:
- the LOC138891324 gene encoding uncharacterized mitochondrial protein AtMg00860-like, which translates to MVEEGIVLGHKISKHGIEVDKAKIEVISRLPPPTSVKGVRSFLGHVEFYRRFIKDFSKVVNPLCKLLEKDVKFMFNEGCMTAFELLKYKLTTTPIITTPNWSLPFELMYNASDAASVLGQRVNKMFHPVYYESKIMNDA; encoded by the coding sequence atggtcgaggagggcattgtccttggccataaGATCTCGAAGcacggtatagaggtggacaaggctaaaattgaagtgatttcaaggcttccccCTCCTACCTCAGTCAAgggggttagaagttttcttgggcatgtggagttctaccgaagattcatcaaagacttttctaaggtcgtgaatcctttgtgcaagctattggaaaaggatgtgaagttcatgtttaatgaGGGATGCATGACTGCTTTTGAGCTGctcaagtacaaattgacaaccactcccattattaccacacccaattggagcttaccttttgagctcatgtatAACGCAAGCGATGCTGCgtcggttttgggtcaaagagtgaataagatGTTTCACCCAGTGTATTATGAAAGTAAAATAATGAATGATGCTTAA